CCCCGATCAAACCACAAACCATCATCCCAATTGCAAATTTGAAATCGGTCGGCTATTGACATGGTGGGGCTCTACAAATTGAAGGCAGTCACCCTCCTCAGATTGGGTTACCCGCAATCTTCTTCTTCCAGCGTCGCTGCTTCCACATTTAAACGATTTGTTGTTGGAGATGTAAAACCCTCACATTTTCCTCTTCAAAATCTGCTACTCTGCAGACATTTCACCTCAGAAATCTCAGAAACCCACCACGATTTCACAGTCAATTACCTCATAAACTCATGTGGGCTGTCCCCAGAAGGTGCGATTTTATCATCTAAGTGGGTCAAGTTGCGATCCCCCAAAACAGCAGACTCCGTTTTGTCCTTTCTCAGAAACCATGGATTCTCTGAGACCCAGATCTCCAAGATGGTCAGGTCACGCCCAAAACTTCTTAAGTCCAGTCCGGAGAAAACCCTTTTGCCAAAGCTCGAGTTTTTTGCTTCTATTGGAGTTTCAAAGGAGCACCTTGCAAAAACTCTGACATTTGAACCGATTCTTTTGTCTTTGAGCCTGGAGAACCGGATTGCACCCACTTATGATTTCCTTAGGAGTCTGCTTTCTCAGAAAAATGTCGTTTCCGTTTTAAGGCGCGGCTCCTGGATTTTCGCAGAAGGCCACTCCAAGAATGTTGCGCCAAATATTGAGGTTCTGAAACAATTAGGTATGCCCCAATCCAGCATTTCTCTGTTGCTTCTTTATCATCCCAACACATTTACATTGAAACCTAAAGAGCTTAGTGAACTTGTGGACGAGGTTAAGCAAATGGGTTTTGATCTGCAAAACACCACTTCGGTGAAGGCAATATACGCATTGGGTGGTAGCAATAGGTCTGTATGGAATCGATGTCGCGAAGTTTATAAGAGGTGGGGTTGGTCTGAGGATGATGTTCTCTCTGCTTTCAAGAGGCAGCCGCTGTGTATGATTATCTCAGAGAAGAAATTAATGCGAACACTGGAGTTTTTAGTGAAAGAGATGGGGTGGTCTTCAAAAACGATTGTGAAAACCCCACTGGTCCTCAATTTCAGTTTCGAGAAGAGATTGGTTCCAAGATGTTCAGTTGTTAAAGTTTTGTTGCTGAAAGGACTGATAAACGGGATTGAAAACGTGGGTTTGCGTTCTTTGTTGAAGCCTGTGGAGAAGTGCTTCTTGGAGAGGTTTGTGGCCAGATACATAGATGAAGTACCTCAGTTATTGAGTGTGTATCAAGGAAGAGTTGCAGTCCAGGATGTATGATGTACGTAGGTCAAACGAGGTTAGATATTGTTCTAATTTGAGAATCCTTGATGCAGTATCGGAGATGCAGTGCTGTTCATTTCCATGGGTAGCAGCTAACTTTTAACTagtgttttatttttctctagAAATGAATTCAGTTGTTAATTGTTTGTTTGTCTTAGCATTTCATTGTCTAGCTACTTTAGTTATATATCTACTTTCTTATCTGAGATTTGACCTGCTCCTCTCCCTGTGATTTTGGTGCTTTCAACTTAAGATTGATTGTTCCTGACTTTGTTCGTCTGGGAATTGTCTTCGATAGATTGTATGCATATGTTGCTTCTATTGGCATTCGATCTAATCTATTGTGGCGATGAAGGAATGAAAAAACTTGCAACTCCGTGCAACATATGTGTGGGCGCGCCTGTTCGttctttaatttgtaatttggaATCTCACCAATTTAGTTTTATCCACTGCACTTGGTAATAGATTGAATTGAACCACGCCACAATCAACGATGGTTGTGAAATAAGAGAAGATGAATTGCATGTCACACTCATATGTAATTAGAACATTATTTAAGGGAATAGTTTTTAGTATACAAGACATACCCTTGAAAATACAATGCCAAAGCTGCTACCAGTTGTAGTGCTGCATCAAGTGGCTGGAATTTGCAATCTCACCAATTTTCATCTGTACTCATACATCTTGAATTCCAGCTTTCCCTTGGTACACACTCGACAGTTGAGGGACTTCAGTTCGATATCTGGTCACAAATCTCTCCAAAAATTGCTTCTCCGTAAAACACAACACCCAACCTAGATTCCTGTTTTCATCCATTAATCCTTTCAACATCAAAACTTTCAGAACCGAAAACCTTGGGATAATCCTCTTCTCCTAACTGTAACCCATGATCACCGGGGCTTTGACAATCATTTGCGAAGACAATCCCATCTTGTTCACTACAAATTCCATGACTTGCATTATCTTCTTCTCCGACCTGGTCATACAAACTGGGTGCCGCTTGAAAGCAGAGAGAACATCATCCTCAGACCAACCCCACCTCTTATAAACTTCGCAATTTCGAGTCCATATGGACTTACTATTGGCACTA
This is a stretch of genomic DNA from Malus domestica chromosome 02, GDT2T_hap1. It encodes these proteins:
- the LOC103435974 gene encoding transcription termination factor MTEF1, chloroplastic-like, producing MVGLYKLKAVTLLRLGYPQSSSSSVAASTFKRFVVGDVKPSHFPLQNLLLCRHFTSEISETHHDFTVNYLINSCGLSPEGAILSSKWVKLRSPKTADSVLSFLRNHGFSETQISKMVRSRPKLLKSSPEKTLLPKLEFFASIGVSKEHLAKTLTFEPILLSLSLENRIAPTYDFLRSLLSQKNVVSVLRRGSWIFAEGHSKNVAPNIEVLKQLGMPQSSISLLLLYHPNTFTLKPKELSELVDEVKQMGFDLQNTTSVKAIYALGGSNRSVWNRCREVYKRWGWSEDDVLSAFKRQPLCMIISEKKLMRTLEFLVKEMGWSSKTIVKTPLVLNFSFEKRLVPRCSVVKVLLLKGLINGIENVGLRSLLKPVEKCFLERFVARYIDEVPQLLSVYQGRVAVQDV